From the genome of Eublepharis macularius isolate TG4126 chromosome 4, MPM_Emac_v1.0, whole genome shotgun sequence:
TCCTTCCTCACattgtattctcacaacaaccctataaggtaggtcatGCTGACTGGCTAAAGGTCACGCAATAGTTTTGATgactagggattgaacctgtctCTCCCCAGTCCTAGCCTGACATTTTTTAACCACTGTGCCATGCTGGCTCTTTAAATTGCTTGTAGGGTTGCAAACACAGCACTCAACAATTGTTCTTAAATTTTCAGGGGGGAAAAGAAGGAACACAAGGTTTAACGGTATCCCTGGTGGGCGATGTCCCCTCAGAACAGGTGAGCATAGATATCAAATATCTAGCCTGGAGGAAAGAAGTCTTGAGTGGAGATGTGATCGcgctcttcaaatacttgaagggctgccccTTGGAAGAGGGCAAAGGCTTGCTCCAGATTTGACGTAGTAAGTGCAAGTTGTAGATTTTGGTTGAACCTGAGGTTAAATGGCTTGACAATGGAAGCAATTACGGAGGGAGATGATGGCCAAAGTCTTCAGGCAGAGGCTGGACAGCCGTCTCTCTGGGATACTCTAGGATTTCGTGAATTGGCGGTAGGGTAGACTAAATGGCCTCTATGGCTGCTTCCCACTCACCAGGACTCTGTTTTGGCCCAAAACCGTATCACTGAGGTGTAAAACTATTCATTGAATCTCTGAGAATATTGGGATTTTGAAGCATTATTTTAATTCTATTTATCCAAAAGCAATTATTTCCATCCTCTGTGGTACCCAGAAATGCTAAAAGTGCTCACCAGCATTTTTCCTGGGGCCTGCTTGAATCTTGGACATAAAAGCAGGATTCacgtccagtagcatcttaaaggccaacaaggttttcagggtataagcatttgagagtcaaagctctcttcatcagttacCTGACGACAGAAGCTTTGGCCCCTGAAAGgctataccatgaaaatcttcttgtctctaaggtgctactggacttgaatcttgctgtgctactgtagaccaacatagccacccacctgaaacgatgTACTTGGGCATAAAAGGGTTCAGAGTGGAATGGGGGATGGAAATAGGGAGTTGTGAATCACTTCCTGTGTGATGATTGACGAGCAAAGTGCCTGAGCCCACCCAGGCAGGCACATCAAACTAAAtaggagcagtcagtgtgatgcagtggcaaaaaaggccaattcaatcccgggttgtatcaaaggggccattgcgtcgaaattgcaggaggtcatagcccctctctatactgccttggtcaggccacacctggagtactgtgtgcagttctggaggcctcacttcaaaaaggatgtggacaaaatcgagagggtacagaggagagcgacgaggataatcaggggtctggagactgagccctacgaggaaaggctgagggccttgggaatgtttagtttggagaagaggagattgaggggggggcatgattgctctctttaagtatttgaaaggctgtcatttggaggagggcagggagctgttccagttggcagcagagggtaggacctgaaacaatgagCTTAAATTTCATgtacaaaggtactggctggatattaggaagaacttttccacggtcagagtagttcaaaagtggaatcagcagcctagggaggtggtgagttccccttcactgacagttttcaagaagaggctggatgaatatttgtcagggatgctttaggctgatcctgcactgggcagggagttggactaggaggtctgtatggccccttccaactctgtgattctatgatcatATCTGTATGCCCACAGCTTCAGTGCGCACAGAATTTTTTTATGTCTCTGGGACTGATAGCTTCTCTCTGTGGccgtgctgggagaaaacccctcccctttcttgagAAATGAAAACCAAatgatggctgattccgcacatgttggctaatgcactttcaatgcactttattaatcctttgaggtgggttttttgttctgcacacgaaaaaatccgttccaaatgatctataaagaggattggaagtgcattatccagcgtgtgcagaatcactcgatGTCTCTTTACTAAAATGCAGAACTCATCCTGGCTTTCCTCTGAACAGGAAGTTCTTCAGAAGAGCTTAAGGAACGTCACCTTTGCATCTCTTGGGAGTGCCCACAGAAGCACCTGCCTATATTGTTGGAGGATGCATGAATTGGGACCTCCCAGTGTTTTGTGGAGCCTCTCAGTGTTTTGAGACTGGctctgtggcaaccattttgttatTAGTTTACCAATACCACCCCCGTGGTGGCCGTTTCGTGGCAGCACCCGTGGCCCTTTCTCAGACTTACCAAAAAAGTGCCCCCAGGCTTCACAACATTTGGGACACTTGTCTTAGAGCATGAAATatgtcttttgttttaaaaagccattttttaaaaaatcaaaagaacTTTATGGTGTTAATGTTGGTGATGTCTCTGTTCAAAGGTTTCATTGGATTCAGAAGTAAGAGATTTGGCAACACAGGGTGCAGAAAAGAAGGCTGCTGATGAGGAGAGCGGCAGTGAGGAGGTTGTGGTAAGCTTTCCGCTAAATATAGGTGGCTCGAGCAAGCAAGTCATGCTGCATATTACCgccaatcctcccccccccctaagagtAATCTGACTTTCTGCTATTTGGTGTGCGCATTCCTTTTTGATCCAAAATACAGGATTAGGGGCGCTGTTCTGTATGTCATGTAATGTATGGATTGGCCTACCCTCAGGCAGATAATTGGTCCATCCAGCCAAGTGGACTGGCTTTGACTCACAATTTTGTCATGACCCTTCAAACTACCCCTCAggcctttttctttttggacACTGTGAACTTGCTAGGTAAGGGAAGATAGATATATAGGTATAGATATGCTGTTGTTTGTCTCAACATCcggtggcagtgagttccacagttaTGTGCCATGCCAAGGCGTACTGCCCTTTGCTTGTGTTTTAACCCGCTGTCTTTTCAGTTTTTCTCCATCCGACCCAATGTTTTCTGAAAAGTGATTAATTTTTCCTTATTCATGGCTGATTAAattttcctctctctcctttccctcccttcttcccctaaAGGAGGCTGGAAGCATCGGGAGCAGGTAAGAGCTGGGCATTCTCTGGTCTCTCTTTGCTCATGAAAATCTCTCTTTTATTTGCATGTATATGATCCTATTCAAAAATGTTAAGGGGATCCTCTGCCTTTCAGCCCACCTGGAGGAAAAAGGAATCCAGTTCTCTTGCTAATAACAATCCGTTTCCCTCCTTTGTTTAGTGAAAAAATATACTTTTCTAGTGTGGTGAAGTAGTTAGAATGTTAAGTCTGTGGAAGGGGAGGCCCTAATTTGCATCCCCACTCAGGGTCTAACTAAGCCTTACACTGTTGACTGGTATGCTGGCTCACAACTTCCCTGATAAAATGTAAACTCTCAGGTATTAGGAGTCCTGATTTGGACCAGGGCCAGGCACTTAAGCCTTCTCCACAACGTCATTTtccagtttgcagaatgacagaagtgtgggagcctttctgacctccttgggcaggctattccacaaggAGGagtccaccacagagaatgcacctgTATGGGCAGTTACTGGTTTTTCCCATTGACCCACACAAATCCAACTCCCACCCTACTGCTGTTGTTACAAAGAACAACAGAGGCTTTGGGAGATTTTCCCCGTTATCTACTCACTCTTGTTTCATTTGATTCAAGAGGCCGGGCTGTGATGTGCAGAAGCGGAGACTGTTGTTTCTCCAGGaagggcaaaaaagaaaaaaaattctctgtgaGGCAGACTCCCCGCCCATCAAGGCACGACAGGGCTGTTGTATATTTTTGTACAGGATTTGGATCCATGACTTCTCTTATTCCAAGCCCAGCTTCACCCGTTTTCAGTTTCTGAATACAAAGACATTTATGCCTCTCCTCATTTTAATTTCTCTCCTTTTTCCATCAGGGAAGATGAAGGTCTCCCTGCCCTGGGAATTGAGGAAATAAGGCAGAAATATGGTGACTTATGTCAGAACAATACAACCTTCCAGGAGATGATGTTGAGCCTCAAAGGTGATTTTTTCCCCATCAGTGGCACTAAACAGAGTTTAGAAGGCACAAGAACAGAATCCGACAAATTAGGCTTGCTTAGAGATTTCCCCTcttgtggtcagccagatgcccCTGTAGGGCTGTAAAGTCGGCTCTTGAGTCAATTTCTTcttaaaagggaaaaggaaagcagCTTTCGGTACAGAAATGTACTTTAAAAACTGCAGGCAGTATTTTGGAAGagatccttggcatctccagtcaaGAGATGAGGTAGTAGATGGTACaaaagaccttgacctgagaccctagagagctgctgtctATCAGAGACTATACTAATCTTGGCAGCCCGGGCATCTGGCTGGGGAAACATACACTGCTGCCTGAAGATGAATTCAGTGACTAGCCAGCCAGTGAGAGTGAATTCAGccagtgagagccagtgtggtgtagtgtcgagagccaagctacaagtgacaaaaggcacaggttggacacttgtcagcttccctcaagttttgatgggaaatgtaggcagcttggcggaatgttggacaagtgactgttgaaaagtccattggacagcagtcggagagccaagctgcaagactgggatgcctacatttcccatcacaacttgagggaagctgacaagtgtccgactagtgtcaggcatcacttgtagtttggctcccagAGTGACAGACTAAGAACTGGGAGACTCGGGTCagattccctactctgccatggaaactcacttggAGGGCAGggaccagtcacaaactctcagcctaacctacctcacagagtttgttgtgggggggggggatggaggagaggagaatgatgtaagccactttggatccccattgagggGCAAgccgggatataaatgaagtaaaaataaaataaatccatttTCAGTTCAAATGTGGGAACGAGCTATGACAGAAGGTCCAGTCCTTAGCATCTCcggaaagacctttctctctctcagaacTCTGCAAAGCATCTGATTCCGCAAAGAACTTGAGCTCTTTGTTATGCAAATGGAAGGCCAGGGTTTGCCATCTCACACCTTGTTAAATGTGAGATTCTGTCTCAAGGGAAAGAATTATGGAAAGCCAAATGGCTAGATAGTTTTCTCTTCCTCTTGAGGCAGGAAGATCAGAACAACTAATGGAGAGTGGGGACAGACTCCCAAGGGAATATATAAATTCCCAGGACACGGGAAAGATGTTCTGTTCCATCTTGTTCTCCTTGGATTAACATTTACCTAGGGAGTCTGTCTTGCCCACATGGTGAGGGACAATGGAGAAAAGTTTCAACTCTGAGGACTTTTATATACTACGACTGAGAAATACTAGCCTATCCTAATTAAACATCATTTCTCAAGTGTAGCGTGAGAGGATTGTGTGTTTCCTTTGTATCCTTGCTCAGCTTGAAACTTGCCAAGACTATGTGTACTCTTTTTAATTCTTGTTTATTAAACTcatattttaaatgctcaaaGCCTTGACCTCTGTAAACACACCATGCCTATTCGGTCTTGCTAGCAAAAGAGTAGTAAGGGGCAGTGGGTAAGTTCACCATCGGTTGAGTGCAGGAGCACAAAAGTGCAATAGGTAGtcccaggtctttttttctgggaaaagaggtggtggaactcagtggggtgccctcagtgaaaatggtcacatggctggtggccctgccccctgatctccagacaggggagtttagattgccctccggaaggcaatctaaactcccctctgatcagggggcggggccaacagccatgtgaccattttcaagaggttccggaactccattccactgctttcctgctgaaaaaaagccctgggtagtcCCATGCATTTGCTTGTAGGTGTGAAACAGGACACATGGACATTAGACGGAGACCCTAAATGGCAATACAGGTTCCAAGAACTTGATGTGCCACTCCATTTCCAGTTGTTTTTGGTAAATTCCTCCCCAGAGTAAGAGGAAGGGGCGATGTTGCTCAGTGGAAACTTGAGAGAACCAAGAGGTTTTCTGACCTCCGGGAACCCATAGGAACGTGTTCAGATGTTCATTCCTTCAGACCTATCTATTAAGATCTTCAAAGAGATGCCTTATCTTATGTTAAATGTGTCCCTATTTCTGTTTTATCTCCTTGACCATAGGGATTGATAACTTGACACTGTGTAGAGGATCTGTTCAGCCATCTCAAATGTTTGTAGTCTTTCCTTTTGAATGACCTGTATCTTAATTACCTTTGTTTCTGCAGCTGGCTGGCTAGGGGAGCACAAGGAAGGAGAGCCTTCGTTGGGAAGCTCAGAGCGCCTGCAGCTGAACCGGATGATGTGGGGAGGAGACGAAGTCAGTTTCTCCAGAAGCGAAGGTCAGGCAGGTGCCTCTGAGAGTGGCCTGTTGGAAAATAGAGGGCCGATTTCCATTCCTTTTGGAGGAGGCTTCTTTGATTTCAGCGAGTTCGCAGTCCAGCAAAGTTTTCTCCAAAAAAAAAGCCAAGATATCTCAAAGAACTTTGGGACGAGTCTGAGCCAGGGCTCTCAACTTGGGGGGCCAGAGAAAACCCCAACAGTTGACAAACCTTATCAGTGTAATGAATGTGGAAAGTGCTTTGGGAAGCGGTCAACCCTGAATACGCATGTGAgaacccacacaggagagaaaccgtacAAGTGCTCCCATTGCGATAAGAGATTCTGCCAGAACTCCCACCTTCAGCTGCATGAGAGGACCCATACTGGCGAGAAGCCCTACAAGTGCCTCTTGTGTGAGAAGAGTTACAACCAGCGTTCAAGCCTCATCATCCACGAGCGTAGccacacaggtgagaagccatACACTTGcacagagtgtgggaagagcttcagccaGAAAGCCACGCTTGTCCTGCATGAGAAGAGCCATCGAGGAGAGAGACCCTACAAATGCCTCGAGTGTGGGAAAGGGTTCAGTTTGAGTGCGGACCTCATAAGGCACCAGagcatccacacaggagagaagccatacacTTGCTCCGAGTGTGGGAGAAGCTTCAGCCAGAACTCCCACCTCATGGCGCATATCCGGACCCACACAGGCGAGAAGCCGCATAAATGTCTAGAGTGTGGGAAGGGTTTTAATTGGAGCTCGGAGCTGATCGCCCATGAGCGGATTCATACGGGTGAGAAACCGTACCAGTGTATGTACTGCGAGAAGAGCTTCACCGTTCGATCTAGTCTTAGCAAGCATGAACGAACCCACACGGGAGAAAAACCATACATTTGCCTCCAGTGTGGAAAGGGCTTTATCCAAAGGTCCAGCCTGGTAGCGCATGAGAGGTCCCACACAGGTGAGAGACCTTATATGTGTTTGGATTGTGGGAAATGCTACCGGGAGAGTTCCCAGCTCATTGCTCATGAGCGAACGCACACCAGTGAAAAGCCATATGTGTGCCCAGAGTGCGGGAGCTGCTTCAAGGCTAAGGCTGCCTTGTTTCGCCATCAACGAAGCCACTTGGGTGTAAACTCTTTTATATGTGCTGACTGTGGGAAGATTTTCTCATCAAGTGCAGAGAATCCAGAAAAGTGTCCCGAGTGTGTGAATCTGAGCCTTATGTCGGACCTCTCACAGGCATCTGAAGAGACCTATACGGAGTCAATGGAGGAAGAGAATGATGGAGTTAAAATGTGAAAAAGCCCTCCCTCTCCACCAAAGCTCGTGTCTACTTACAAATGAGAGAATAGCATAAAGGAAGTGAGGCCCGGCTGACATCAGACTTCTTTGGTTGATACGGAAACAGCAGCTAGGACTGTCTAGTCATCAACAACTTTTGAGGAGGCAACGAGGATGGTGGGACAGTTCCCCCTCCCCTTACCATTGGTCACTTCCTCCTTACATTCTCCAttccctcctcccatttcctATCCCTCTGGATCTCTTTCTTATCCCTCCTCCATGTTGGTTTtcagcagaggaggggagaagggggaggctgTGGTAGTTGCATAGCAACAGCACTGTGTGATTAGTGCTTCCTCCATCCTTGCCAAAAAAGAAAAGTGGTTTCAGACCCCCCAGGAGGGGAGAAGGGTGTACTTGGAAGAAATGAGGTTAGTGAAACAAGGCCTGTCAGGGTTATGAGGCCGGTTGTATCACCACCCCTGCCTGAAATATGTTTTTGCATTGTGGCACATTTGAGCTGCCAAGCAGGACCTCTTTGCAGGAGGCTGGTTTGGTTGAGATGACCCCCATTTGCTGATCCTTAAGTGGACTATTTATGCAGCCTAAGGCTTTTTAAAAACGAATTCTATCTTCTAGAAATAAGCTATAAAGAGACTTTGGCAGGAATGCACCTGAGGTAGATACACAGCTGGCTACAATGAACTGACCAACACTCAAAGATGGCCGACAGCCGGTCAGCATGAGATTTACTGATGTGTCACACAGGTTTGATTCCACGCGGATGATTTGGGGGTGGGATGTGATCAAAAGGCTGTTAATGGGAAGTTAAATTTAACCTTGAGAGATGGGCTGGCCTGTAGAGGAGTAGCCCAGTCCTAAAGATCTGTTTTAGATGAATTACTGTGGGAAATGAATGCTCTCCCTGCTCCTATTAGCATTTTGACTTGCGTAAGCAGGCTTGGCTTGCCGtacatattatttattttgtagATATTATGATCATTCTCTTTGTCAGAATTAGGATGACCTTGTTACTGGAGCATCTCACTTGAACCATGTGTTGCCCACCAGTTGAACTCACTTCTTGTTTCATCCAACTGTGAACTTGAATCGAATTTGGTTTGT
Proteins encoded in this window:
- the LOC129327140 gene encoding zinc finger protein ZFP2-like, encoding MDSEKGNAPEEVMQEVSEEHLTELKKERAHEGGPEELIDHEEEEKERVTSDELVEKLTGLPKRRDDRLNAEEEGSSEELVIEDEREEEHRNDNEVLGGKEGTQGLTVSLVGDVPSEQVSLDSEVRDLATQGAEKKAADEESGSEEVVEAGSIGSREDEGLPALGIEEIRQKYGDLCQNNTTFQEMMLSLKAGWLGEHKEGEPSLGSSERLQLNRMMWGGDEVSFSRSEGQAGASESGLLENRGPISIPFGGGFFDFSEFAVQQSFLQKKSQDISKNFGTSLSQGSQLGGPEKTPTVDKPYQCNECGKCFGKRSTLNTHVRTHTGEKPYKCSHCDKRFCQNSHLQLHERTHTGEKPYKCLLCEKSYNQRSSLIIHERSHTGEKPYTCTECGKSFSQKATLVLHEKSHRGERPYKCLECGKGFSLSADLIRHQSIHTGEKPYTCSECGRSFSQNSHLMAHIRTHTGEKPHKCLECGKGFNWSSELIAHERIHTGEKPYQCMYCEKSFTVRSSLSKHERTHTGEKPYICLQCGKGFIQRSSLVAHERSHTGERPYMCLDCGKCYRESSQLIAHERTHTSEKPYVCPECGSCFKAKAALFRHQRSHLGVNSFICADCGKIFSSSAENPEKCPECVNLSLMSDLSQASEETYTESMEEENDGVKM